Part of the Flavobacterium sp. MDT1-60 genome, ACTCTTATAATAATGTTCATCAATAATTTCTGCATTTAACTTTTTAAGTTCCTGCATGGCATAATCAAAATGTTCTCCATCTGGCGAAGGTCCGCTTCCTGAGACAATAATTATATTTGGATATTTTGCCTTTATCGCTTTTTCAAACACTTTATATCTGTCAATATAATCCGGTCCCCATTGCTCATTTCCAACGCCAATATATTGTAGTCCAAAAGGTTTTGGATGCCCCATATCTGAGCGGAGTTTCCCCCATGCCGTATCTTCTGAACCATTTGCAAATTCAATTAAATCTAAAGCATCCTGCACATAGGGATCTAATTCTTCAAGCGGAGCCAATTGTCCTGTATTGTACTGACAAGCCATTCCACAACTTAAAATAGGTAACGGAGTGGCACCAATATCTTCTGAAAGTTGAAAATATTCATAAAATCCCAGTCCAAAACTTTGAAAATAATCCGGAGTTTGTTTGTGGTTAAATTCTACATTCCAGCGATTCATCATCGTTTTTCTATCTTCAACATTTCCTATAGATTTTTTCCATTGGTAACGATCTGCCAAAGTTCTTCCTTCGACAATACAGCCGCCCGGAAAACGTAAAAATCCTGGTTTCATATCATACAAAAGCTGTACAAGATCTTTTCGCAAGCCATTTTTTCTATTTTTCCATGTATCTTCCGGAAAAAGCGAAATCATATCTAAATCTATCGTTCCGGTGCCTTCAAAAGTTATCTTTAATTTTGCTTTTGATTCAGTTTGAGTCGCTGTAAATTGTGACGTATACGTTTTCCATTCTTTAGAGGTTGGCACAATAACCGTTTCACCAATAACCTTTTGGTCTTTATCAATCAGTTGAATGATAATTTTTTTGATGTTTCCCTCTTGATTTAATGCTTTTAACGAAAGGTTATACTTCGCGTCTTTTTTAACGCCCATTCCTCTGAATCCTTCATTTATTAAGGCATATCCTGTAGCATTATTGATTTCAACTCTGCAAAAATTGGTGTTGTTTGCTGTTATTTCGATTGGCGTTGCACTACCTGATTCTTTGTTCAAGGAGGATCTTTTTGTATTCGGCTGCTCCCATCCCATTAAGGGTTTATCAAATTCAAAAGATCTGTTTTTAATCATTTCGGCATACAATCCGCCATCAGCTGCAAAATTAATGTCCTCGAAAAACAGTCCAAACATGGTTGGCTGAATTTTCGTGATAGCTTTGGCAGCATCCACATCTAAATTGATACTTTGGGAATTTGCTAAAAAACTCCCAAGCAAAAGACTGCAAATGATAAATTTTGTACTTCTGTTCTTTTCCATTCTAAATTAATTATTTTTTGACCGCTTTTAATTTATCCGGAAAAGCCGATTCGCCTTCTAAATTATTTATAACAAGTGAATCTACATTTTTACTTTCGACTGCGTAAGCAAAATAGTCGGGTCTGTTTTTCCCCCATTCTACTGAACAGTTTTGCATTTTGATTTTTTCTGCCGAATCAAAATAAAATCCTGATGTACTTCCTTTTACAAAACCTTCCATATCTGCAGGGCGACGATCATAAATACCACCCTGATGTGAGGTTGTTTTATCTATAAAAATACTAACATTATCAAAAACAATATTATTTATTTTATCTTTTGATTCAGCACTTACGTAAACCCCATTTTCTCCTGTACACTGAATATTACTGAAATAGATGTTTTTAATAACACCTACTTTCCCTTCAACGGCACCTTTTGGAAAACGCCAGTTGGCATCTTTATGATTTCCTTTTGCTCTTCTGAAAGCCGTAACATATATAGGTTCTGCTTTCCCCCACCAGGTATCAGTAGTGAGTTTTGCTTCAATAATAATGTTAGAAAAGATAATATCGCTTACCGTTCCTTCATCCCGATTTTGAATGCCTAAGGCGCGATTACTGTTTTTAATAATGCAATTATTAAACACTACCTGCCTGATGGCATCCATGTTTTCCGAACCAATTTTGATGGCACAGCTGCTGCTGGTCATCGTACAATTGGTAACGGTTATGTTTTCGCAGGCACCAAACTCTTCAAATTCACGTCTGTTTTTTAAACAAATACAATCGTCACCGCTTTCGATATAGCAGTCGCTAATGCGTACATTTTTTGAATGATCTAAATCAATACCATCGCTATTGCGGACTTTTAAACTGTTTAATAATGTAATTCCGCTGATCACAACATCATTACAACCCACAAGATGAATGGTCCAATAAGCCGAATTCCCTATGTGAATATCTCTTATTCTAATGTTTTTTCCACCAATAATAGTCAGAACATGAGGCCTTGGGTCTAAAACTGTAAACGGTTTTAAAACATAAGAGTCTTCCAATTCTTCTCCCATAAAAGAAATACCGTTTCCATCTATTTTTCCGCTTCCGCTAATGCTGAAATTTTCTACATTTTCACCGCCAATCCAGATAGTGCCTTCTCCTGGATTTGTACGAAAAGCACTTTTAGTATACAGTTTTTCATCCGGACTTGCCAATAGTTTCGCTCCGGCTTCGACATGTAAATCAATTCCCGATTTTACATCAAATGGTCCTGCCAAAAAGGTAAACGGTGCCGGCAGCAAAACACGTCCACCCGTTTTGCTGCAAGCGTCTATTGCTTTTTGAATCGCCGCTGCATCATTGGTTTTACCATCTCCTTTGGCTCCGTATTTTTTAACATCATATACTTTTTGTGCTGTCATTGCCAGCGAAAAACAAAAAGCAATTATAAAGGTTATCGATTTCTTTATCATTAGTTTTATTTTTAAAGATACTTAAATCTTATTTAGTTGTAAATTTAACAGAGGACGCTTACCAAAATACTGTATATAAAGCTACTAAGATTCCGCAGATTATAAAGGATCCAACGATAAACTCTGAAGAGACTTTAAACATTGCTGTATCTACCTCTATTTTATGTGCTTCATGTTCCAGTTTCGGTTCAGGTTTTAAAAGACTAATTAGTACCATCATGATCACAATTAAAAAGAAAGCAATGGTCATTCTGTCTAAAAACGGGTAATCAGGAAAAGCACCATTTGTCCATACAGGTAAAAATTTTAAAACTGCCGCAATAGGTACGGTAAGCAATGCGCCTGCAAGTCCGGCCGAAGCAGTTGTCTTTTTCCAAAACATTCCCAATAAGAAAATAGCCAAAACTCCAGGTGAAAAGAAGCCAACATATTCCTGTATAAACTGATACGCCTGATCTAATGATTTTAAAGCCGGAGCAACGAGCGCAGCAATAAACATGGCTGCTACGACAACCCATCTTCCGGTAAGTACCAATTTTCTTTCAGATGCTTCTTTATTAAAATATTTTTTATAAATATCTAAAGAAAAAATTGTTGAGATACTATTGGCTTTACCAGCAAGAGAAGCTACAATTGCTGCTGTTAAAGCAGCCAGTGCTACTCCTTTTAATCCCGCAGGCAATAAATTCATTAAGGTTGGATATGCCTGATCTGGTTTTAAAACTCCGGCTGCATCGATCATTTCTTTTTGGAACATTCCGTTTTGGTGCATGACATACATTGCAATACCAGGTAAAACCGCAATAATTGGAACTAATAATTTTAAAAAAGCAGCAAATAAAATTCCTTTTCGGGCTGTTTTTAAATCGGCTCCTAAAGCTCTTTGCACAATGTATTGATTACAACCCCAATAGGCGAGATTATTGATCAGCATACCACCTACGAGTACTGAGATTCCGGGCAATTCAGCATAATGCGGGCTTGATTTATCTAATATCATATGCAAATGATCCGGTGCTTCCTGTTTTAAAACTAAAAGTCCTTTTAGAATATCTTTCCCGAATCCAAATTGTTCTGACAATAACGTTAGGGACAAATAAGTGGTTACCAAACCTCCCAAAATCAATACGATAACCTGAAAAATATCAGTATATCCTATTACTTTCATTCCCCCCAAAGTAACGATGATAGAGAACAAACTCAGTCCGATAACGCATAATTGAAAACTAACAGGTGCTATCGATGAAATTGCCAGAGCACCTAAATAAATAATAGAAGTAAGATTTACAAATACATAAATCAACAGCCAAATTATTGCCATTATAGTACTTACTGTACCATTATATCTTTTTGCCAAAAATTGCGGCATTGTAAATATCTTGTTTTTAAGATAGACTGGTAAAATGAACATTGCCACTACAATTAATGTTGCGGCTGACATCCATTCGTAAGAAGCAATCGCCAACCCAATGGCAAAACCGGAACCACTCATCCCGATAAAATGTTCTGCCGAAATATTAGAGGCGATCAGAGAGGCTCCGATAGCCCACCAGGTGAGAGAACCTTCGGCTAAAAAATATTCATTTGAACTGGTAGAGGCATTTTTTTTACTTCTGTAAATATACATTCCGTAGGATGAAACGATTACAAAATAAATAAGAAAAACAATATAGTCTGCGGTTTGTAATACATTCATAATGGTGTGGTTATTTTTTGGTTAGTCAGCAGTTTAAATATTTAGATTTCAGCTAAAGCCTTTATCTAAACAAGTCTTTAACGTTTTTTGAAACTTAAAACAGTTTATTTCTTTCCTATTAATATTAGTTTATTTGATACTCTGGTATTTTATACATGTTTTTATTTAGACTTTCAAAAACCATTTTTTCTTATAGAGAAAATAAAGCAGCATGAGCTGCACTATCGTTACTGATAAAGTGGTAAAAACCGGTTGCCAGATGAGCGGCAGGAACTTTATAATTCCTCCAAAAACATATTCGGCGGTATGCTTAAAATCTACCAGCCCTTCAGCTGCCATATAAATCAAAATAGAATTTGAACCGATTAATAGTAATGGAAAGGCCCAATTTTGAAATCCTAAAAGATCGATAATCAGATAAAAAAAAGTAAAAAACAAAATACTAAATCCGCCTACAAAACATACAAACGAGCTCGTCCACAAATGTTTATTAATAGGAAAATCATAATCCCAAAGAATTCCTATACCTATTAAAACAAGTGCAGAAAGAATCAATATTGCCAGTTTTTTGCCTGCTGAAAAGTGATTTTTTGCTCTTAAAAAAGTGCCTAAAAATACACCGAGCAAAGCTGTGGCAATGGCTGGTATTGTCGAAAACAATCCTTCCGGATCATAAACCTTACTGTGTAATCTTCCCGGTAAAAACAAACGGTCTATATATGCTTCTAATGAACCTGCTTTAGTTAAAACACCTGCTCCAAAATCCGGAACGGGAACTAATTTCATAGCTAAATAATAGCCTGCCAAAATAGCCGCAAACCAAATAAGCTGTTGCTTCAGATTAAAATTTAAATAAATAAGCCCTGCAAAAAACCAGGCAAGTCCAATGCGGCCAAGTACACTGGCAAAACGGGTTTGGTCGAAACCATCAAACCTTAATAATCCGTTTACAACAAAACCCAGAAACAATAAAATGCAGGTTCGTCGTAACATCGATAAGTATATTTTTTGTTTTTCTTTTGATGGTAATTCATTTGGTGTTTTTACGCCTGCGATACTCAATTTTTTCTCAAAAGAATACGGCATTGAAATTCCTGCAACAAACAGAAAAACTGGAAATATCATATCATAAAACGTAATACCGTTCCACTCTGCATGGTGTAATTGAGACGACATCCAGATAAAAACAGGAATTGGCGCAGCCTTTGCCAGTGCATGTATAATATGTTCGCCGCTCATAATCCAAAACATGACAAACCCTCTTAGAACATCTAAAGAAATTAATCTGTTGTTTGTAGTGTTACTCATTTTTTAGTTTTCAGTTTATTAGTGTTCAGTCGCAGTTTTCAGTCTCAGTCTCAGTCTCAGTCTCAGTCTCAGTCACAGTCACAGTCACAGTTTTCAGTCACGGTTACAGTGCCAGTCGCAGTGTTCAGTCTCAGTGTTCAGTCTCAGTGTTTAGTAGTTACTGCAAACTGAACACTGAGACTGAGACTGTAAACTTATTTTATTGGTTTAATGATAAATCCGTAGCTGTATTCACTTTTTGTCAATACGTATTGCTCGTGCGGAGGTAATCCCCAGCTGTTGTCTCCTCCTACTCCCCGCTGTGTTAAATCAACACAAACCACCACTTCATTGCGAGGTGTAATATCACTGGAATGAATATTTTTTTTAGAAATTCCACCATCAAAATCACTCGGATAGTTATTCAAAGTGCTCATACCTAAAGGTTGTAACCCTTTTATTTCTAATCCATTTGCGCTATTATTTGAAAGTTTGAACCAGCGAATATCAGTTTTATATCCATTTTCCTGCGGGCGTGTGTAAGGCACATACTGATCTGCAACTTTACTTTCGTAAATTCCTTTCAATGATGCTGTATTTCTATCGGGATAATTTTCTAATGGTCCTCTTCCATAATAATCCAGGTTTTCATAGCTGTTTTTTAAAGAGAAAATCATTCCGAAACGAGGCATTTCTGGTACCGAATTACTCCCTTTTTTATAAGAAGCTTGTATTTCTAAAGCGTCATCATTTCCCAGCAAATATTTGATTGTATAATCAGAAGCAACATCATTCAGCCTTAATTTAGCAATCACATATTCTTTTCCATCTTCCTCCGTCTGCTGAATGCTTTCTAAAGTCGTGTTCTTACCTGCTGTTCTCCATACATTCGTTCTGATTTGCATTTTATTCCCAATATCATTATCAGTGGGTGCTCTCCAGAAATTGGGTTCCGGATATTGTTTAAAGTACTCCTCGCCTTTTAAACTGTAATAAGAAATTAATCCTGTTGACTTACTTATTTTCACAATAACATTATCCGAAGTCAATACAAACTGGTCTTTTTCATCCTGAATTTTAGCCGCATTTGCCTTTTTTGATTGTGCAAAATAGTCTCCATCATTAATTACAAACTGCTCTTTGGCAATTTCAAAATTCTGAGGCAATAACGCTGAACCTGTTTTAGTGTAAGCAAAAACATTCAACAAATATTCTGTTCCTTCTTTTGATTGTAATTTGGGCAAATCCAGTTTAAATTGTTTTTTTTGATTTTGGATTTAAAGCAACATCTATGTCGCCTTCTTTTATAATTTTTCCGTTTTCCAAAACCTGATATTTGAAATTGTACTGATTCAAATTGGTAAACCCAAAATCGTTTATGATTTCAATGACTCCATTTTTTACATCAACGGCTTCGAATAAAATATCCTGATATACTTTTTTTACTTCAAAGGCACCCGGATGCGGTGTTCTGTCGGCATAAACCAATCCGTTATGACAAAAATTTTCATCATTTGTGTAGTTTTGACTTCCCAAATCTCCTCCGTAAGCCCAATATTTGCGTCCAACTTCATCTTTCGCTTCAAACCCCTGATCTACCCAGTCCCAAATAAATCCACCCTGCATGTTTTTACTGCTGCGAATAATGTCCCAGTATTCCTGAAAATTACCGCTGCTGTTTCCCATGGCATGCGAATACTCACACATAATATACGGACGGGCAACTTCTTTACGGGCCGCATATTCTTTCATATAGGCAATTGTAGGATACATTGGGCAGACAATATCTGTATTTTCGTTTTCTTT contains:
- a CDS encoding alpha-L-arabinofuranosidase C-terminal domain-containing protein, which translates into the protein MEKNRSTKFIICSLLLGSFLANSQSINLDVDAAKAITKIQPTMFGLFFEDINFAADGGLYAEMIKNRSFEFDKPLMGWEQPNTKRSSLNKESGSATPIEITANNTNFCRVEINNATGYALINEGFRGMGVKKDAKYNLSLKALNQEGNIKKIIIQLIDKDQKVIGETVIVPTSKEWKTYTSQFTATQTESKAKLKITFEGTGTIDLDMISLFPEDTWKNRKNGLRKDLVQLLYDMKPGFLRFPGGCIVEGRTLADRYQWKKSIGNVEDRKTMMNRWNVEFNHKQTPDYFQSFGLGFYEYFQLSEDIGATPLPILSCGMACQYNTGQLAPLEELDPYVQDALDLIEFANGSEDTAWGKLRSDMGHPKPFGLQYIGVGNEQWGPDYIDRYKVFEKAIKAKYPNIIIVSGSGPSPDGEHFDYAMQELKKLNAEIIDEHYYKSPQWFRGNAARYDNYDRKGPKIFAGEYAAQSVSGANPNNRNNWECAFSEAAFMTGLERNAEVVNLTSYAPLMAHEDAWQWTPDMIWFNNLQSYGSANYYVQKLFSTNKGTDLLTISKNGAPLTGQNNLYASAVKDANSKEIIIKLVNTSSAAQDVSINFKGTKLIPDGTIITLTSPDLQDENTFADPKKISPKEAKFKSEKEKVKLKLPAYSVNVLKLKMK
- a CDS encoding glycoside hydrolase family 28 protein, which translates into the protein MIKKSITFIIAFCFSLAMTAQKVYDVKKYGAKGDGKTNDAAAIQKAIDACSKTGGRVLLPAPFTFLAGPFDVKSGIDLHVEAGAKLLASPDEKLYTKSAFRTNPGEGTIWIGGENVENFSISGSGKIDGNGISFMGEELEDSYVLKPFTVLDPRPHVLTIIGGKNIRIRDIHIGNSAYWTIHLVGCNDVVISGITLLNSLKVRNSDGIDLDHSKNVRISDCYIESGDDCICLKNRREFEEFGACENITVTNCTMTSSSCAIKIGSENMDAIRQVVFNNCIIKNSNRALGIQNRDEGTVSDIIFSNIIIEAKLTTDTWWGKAEPIYVTAFRRAKGNHKDANWRFPKGAVEGKVGVIKNIYFSNIQCTGENGVYVSAESKDKINNIVFDNVSIFIDKTTSHQGGIYDRRPADMEGFVKGSTSGFYFDSAEKIKMQNCSVEWGKNRPDYFAYAVESKNVDSLVINNLEGESAFPDKLKAVKK
- a CDS encoding sodium/sugar symporter; its protein translation is MNVLQTADYIVFLIYFVIVSSYGMYIYRSKKNASTSSNEYFLAEGSLTWWAIGASLIASNISAEHFIGMSGSGFAIGLAIASYEWMSAATLIVVAMFILPVYLKNKIFTMPQFLAKRYNGTVSTIMAIIWLLIYVFVNLTSIIYLGALAISSIAPVSFQLCVIGLSLFSIIVTLGGMKVIGYTDIFQVIVLILGGLVTTYLSLTLLSEQFGFGKDILKGLLVLKQEAPDHLHMILDKSSPHYAELPGISVLVGGMLINNLAYWGCNQYIVQRALGADLKTARKGILFAAFLKLLVPIIAVLPGIAMYVMHQNGMFQKEMIDAAGVLKPDQAYPTLMNLLPAGLKGVALAALTAAIVASLAGKANSISTIFSLDIYKKYFNKEASERKLVLTGRWVVVAAMFIAALVAPALKSLDQAYQFIQEYVGFFSPGVLAIFLLGMFWKKTTASAGLAGALLTVPIAAVLKFLPVWTNGAFPDYPFLDRMTIAFFLIVIMMVLISLLKPEPKLEHEAHKIEVDTAMFKVSSEFIVGSFIICGILVALYTVFW
- a CDS encoding acyltransferase family protein; translation: MSNTTNNRLISLDVLRGFVMFWIMSGEHIIHALAKAAPIPVFIWMSSQLHHAEWNGITFYDMIFPVFLFVAGISMPYSFEKKLSIAGVKTPNELPSKEKQKIYLSMLRRTCILLFLGFVVNGLLRFDGFDQTRFASVLGRIGLAWFFAGLIYLNFNLKQQLIWFAAILAGYYLAMKLVPVPDFGAGVLTKAGSLEAYIDRLFLPGRLHSKVYDPEGLFSTIPAIATALLGVFLGTFLRAKNHFSAGKKLAILILSALVLIGIGILWDYDFPINKHLWTSSFVCFVGGFSILFFTFFYLIIDLLGFQNWAFPLLLIGSNSILIYMAAEGLVDFKHTAEYVFGGIIKFLPLIWQPVFTTLSVTIVQLMLLYFLYKKKWFLKV